Proteins found in one Ctenopharyngodon idella isolate HZGC_01 chromosome 16, HZGC01, whole genome shotgun sequence genomic segment:
- the med18 gene encoding mediator of RNA polymerase II transcription subunit 18: MEAPPVTVMPVTGGTINMMEYLLQGSVLDQSLESLLHRLRGLCDNMEPENFADHELVYLLKGQQGNPFLLRARRSLLHPTAPWHLRYLGQPEVGDKSRHALVRNCVDVAASHSLPEFLNEMGFRMDHEFVAKGQVFRKGAMKVVVSKLSRILVPGNTENTEPLSLSYLVELSVLAPAGQDTVSEDMRSFAEQLKPLVHLEKIDPKRLM, translated from the exons ATGGAGGCTCCGCCGGTCACTGTGATGCCCGTCACGGGCGGAACCATCAACATGATGGAGTATCTTTTGCAAG GCAGCGTGTTGGATCAGTCCCTGGAGAGTCTCCTGCATCGACTGCGAGGTCTGTGTGATAACATGGAGCCGGAGAACTTTGCTGATCACGAGCTGGTGTATCTGCTGAAGGGTCAGCAGGGCAACCCGTTCCTCCTGCGCGCACGCCGCTCGCTGCTTCACCCCACCGCCCCCTGGCACCTGCGCTATCTCGGCCAGCCCGAGGTGGGCGACAAGAGCCGGCACGCCCTGGTGCGCAACTGCGTGGACGTGGCCGCCTCGCACAGCTTACCGGAGTTCCTCAATGAGATGGGCTTCCGCATGGACCACGAGTTTGTGGCCAAGGGCCAGGTGTTCCGGAAGGGCGCGATGAAGGTGGTGGTGAGCAAACTGTCACGCATCCTGGTTCCAGGAAACACGGAGAACACGGAGCCGCTGTCTCTGTCGTATCTGGTCGAGCTGAGCGTTCTGGCTCCGGCGGGACAGGACACGGTGTCTGAGGACATGAGGAGCTTCGCAGAGCAGCTGAAGCCTCTGGTGCACCTGGAGAAGATCGACCCCAAACGCCTCATGTAG